The proteins below come from a single Hyphomicrobium denitrificans ATCC 51888 genomic window:
- a CDS encoding SDR family NAD(P)-dependent oxidoreductase — MPSDFARWTSRLMPWRAPVDENAVQAARTAVAHLKPAVVVTGGSRGIGLALAKRFIETGHTTVIVARNSLSLTEAVADLKAATGVEPLSILCDVTEPNAADVISSALADANLYLDVLVNNAAMGLAGPFLEQTPQEISRLVALNVESVTRLTRAALPDMIARRQGGVLNVASVGAYVPGPNQAAYYASKAYVLSLTEAIASEVAGHGVRVSALAPGPVETGFHHDMGAENSLYRMIVPSMTADRVAQSAYRGFMFGQRVIAPGVSNLAFVVALKVLPHIVTVPIMRMLLKRDFFQR, encoded by the coding sequence ATGCCGTCCGATTTTGCCCGCTGGACCTCCCGATTGATGCCGTGGCGAGCGCCGGTCGACGAAAATGCCGTTCAGGCCGCGCGGACTGCGGTGGCACACCTGAAACCGGCGGTTGTCGTCACGGGTGGATCGCGGGGCATAGGACTGGCGCTTGCGAAGCGCTTCATCGAAACAGGCCACACCACCGTCATCGTGGCGCGCAATTCGCTGAGCCTCACAGAGGCCGTCGCCGATTTGAAGGCTGCAACCGGCGTCGAGCCCCTTTCGATCCTGTGCGATGTCACCGAACCCAACGCCGCGGACGTCATTTCATCCGCGCTCGCCGACGCGAATTTGTATCTCGACGTGCTGGTCAACAATGCCGCGATGGGCCTCGCCGGACCATTCCTTGAACAGACGCCGCAAGAAATTTCGCGCCTCGTTGCGCTGAATGTCGAAAGCGTGACGCGGCTCACACGTGCAGCACTACCCGACATGATCGCGCGCCGTCAGGGAGGCGTATTGAATGTCGCGTCCGTCGGCGCCTACGTGCCGGGTCCCAATCAGGCGGCCTACTACGCCAGCAAAGCCTACGTCCTCTCGCTGACCGAAGCGATCGCCAGCGAAGTCGCCGGCCACGGCGTTCGCGTCTCGGCATTGGCGCCGGGTCCAGTCGAAACCGGATTTCATCACGACATGGGCGCGGAAAATTCCCTCTATCGCATGATCGTTCCGTCGATGACGGCCGACCGCGTCGCGCAGAGCGCGTATCGCGGCTTCATGTTCGGTCAGCGCGTCATCGCGCCGGGCGTCTCCAACCTCGCATTCGTCGTTGCGTTAAAGGTTCTTCCACACATCGTGACGGTGCCGATCATGCGCATGCTGCTGAAGCGGGATTTCTTCCAGCGTTAA
- a CDS encoding ABC transporter substrate-binding protein yields MDRELFKDRMRGTASILLRRATAILIAIFTVIVSASMPVSVDAVDDVEAAQRPPLSVPIFISSRDDLCYDNGQVAAIRRLAVQEQRRINRNGGVAGRRLQLTFLDDQRDEKKAAANMGLALSDPQTLAMIGMSNSTRAKAAFDASGKDIKKTGIPFVSDISVAALIADYPNVFTTRPSEDEERMPVIAEFVKQMKIERPAFVGLDGQLASSNFGDALTKLFGTGVMAADHRLHMVGDDLLDPGELASTIADLKSKNIDMVFLSVGGSRTADVLKKFKAEGLTPPAFVTGRLTSLGLEGDAAYPNDIFQLAWDGFPDVYNDRLRKLVSDSPDPSAWIFQGAKNNAAPGWKSGKCKARDEDVPLSVVDEDNMRALSAGTQYADMVGLIAEAARGKDATTSLPDLRSLIVQRLQSAYGLGRGTFQGRFDNWSFQQASRAAARTPMILMLPRGLGHAQLAPLQFVHLRNNSMQRIDTLYADIDLIRAEHINDNEKTFLADFYLSMNDRGGASIEQIEFSNAYLEPGSNDRQITVRPIHDGGKSEAFPDHMKIYRVSGKFLFEPQLLDYPFDTQRFSIDIQPKNSNAPFIVQPPPDNLRDRLVNVDGWLPKDQYVGYDEDFVRTVDAQTLQPSVVPFYKANFVWLMKRQTTDYFLRVVVPLGFILMIAYLSIFISTHHFEAIVTIQVTALLSAVALYLALPKLDANVETLSDRMFLFSYLMLSIIIAITIARVNKWIEPVGWLRKSLSFLHIAGVPLATAALAFYVYELSLR; encoded by the coding sequence GTGGATCGCGAGTTGTTCAAGGACCGCATGCGCGGCACGGCGTCCATTTTGCTGCGCCGGGCGACCGCGATTCTGATCGCTATATTCACGGTCATCGTCAGTGCCAGCATGCCGGTCAGCGTCGACGCGGTCGATGATGTCGAAGCCGCGCAACGGCCGCCGTTGAGCGTTCCCATCTTCATATCGTCGCGAGACGACCTTTGCTACGACAACGGTCAAGTGGCCGCCATCAGGCGCCTTGCCGTGCAGGAGCAGCGTCGCATCAACCGCAATGGCGGCGTTGCCGGTCGCCGACTGCAGCTGACGTTCCTCGACGATCAGCGCGACGAAAAGAAAGCGGCGGCCAATATGGGCCTCGCGCTCTCCGATCCCCAAACGCTGGCGATGATCGGCATGTCGAATTCGACGCGCGCGAAGGCTGCATTCGACGCTTCCGGCAAGGATATCAAAAAGACCGGCATTCCTTTCGTTTCCGATATTTCGGTCGCCGCTCTCATCGCCGATTATCCGAACGTCTTCACGACCCGGCCTTCCGAAGATGAAGAGCGCATGCCGGTCATCGCTGAGTTCGTGAAGCAAATGAAGATTGAGCGACCCGCGTTCGTCGGTCTCGACGGGCAGCTGGCGAGCAGCAATTTCGGCGATGCGCTGACGAAGCTGTTCGGGACGGGCGTCATGGCCGCCGATCACCGTTTGCATATGGTCGGCGACGACCTCCTCGATCCGGGCGAACTCGCTTCGACGATTGCCGATCTCAAGAGCAAAAATATCGATATGGTGTTTCTCAGTGTCGGCGGCAGCCGGACAGCCGACGTCCTGAAAAAGTTCAAGGCCGAAGGTCTGACGCCACCGGCTTTCGTCACTGGCCGGCTGACATCGCTCGGACTCGAAGGCGATGCCGCTTATCCCAACGACATCTTCCAGCTCGCTTGGGATGGATTTCCTGACGTTTACAATGATCGGCTGCGCAAGCTTGTCTCGGATTCCCCAGATCCGAGCGCCTGGATTTTCCAGGGCGCGAAGAACAATGCCGCGCCGGGATGGAAAAGCGGCAAATGCAAAGCACGCGACGAAGATGTTCCTCTCAGCGTCGTCGATGAGGACAACATGCGGGCCCTGTCGGCTGGGACGCAGTACGCCGACATGGTCGGGCTTATCGCGGAAGCGGCGCGAGGAAAGGACGCGACGACCAGCCTGCCGGACCTTCGCAGCCTGATCGTTCAACGGCTGCAATCTGCCTATGGGCTGGGGCGCGGGACGTTCCAGGGTCGGTTCGATAACTGGTCGTTCCAGCAAGCGTCGCGCGCCGCGGCGCGAACGCCGATGATCCTCATGCTGCCGCGCGGTCTCGGGCACGCACAGCTTGCACCGTTGCAATTCGTGCATCTGCGCAACAACAGCATGCAGCGGATCGATACGCTCTACGCCGATATCGATCTCATTCGGGCCGAGCACATCAACGACAACGAGAAGACGTTTCTCGCCGACTTCTATCTGTCGATGAACGATCGCGGCGGCGCGTCGATCGAGCAGATCGAATTCTCGAACGCGTATCTGGAGCCGGGATCAAACGACCGGCAGATCACCGTCCGGCCGATTCATGACGGCGGCAAAAGCGAAGCATTCCCGGATCACATGAAGATCTATCGTGTGTCCGGTAAGTTCCTGTTCGAGCCGCAGCTGCTCGACTATCCCTTCGACACCCAGAGATTTTCGATCGATATCCAGCCCAAGAACAGCAATGCGCCGTTCATCGTGCAACCGCCGCCGGACAATTTGCGCGACAGGCTCGTCAACGTCGATGGCTGGCTGCCGAAGGATCAGTACGTCGGATACGACGAAGACTTCGTGCGTACCGTCGATGCGCAGACGCTCCAGCCGAGTGTCGTGCCGTTCTACAAAGCGAATTTCGTCTGGCTGATGAAGCGGCAGACAACAGATTATTTCCTGCGCGTTGTCGTGCCGCTCGGCTTCATCCTGATGATCGCCTATCTGTCGATCTTCATCTCGACCCATCATTTCGAGGCGATTGTCACGATCCAGGTGACGGCGCTGCTCTCCGCAGTGGCGCTCTATCTGGCGCTGCCGAAGCTCGATGCCAACGTCGAGACGCTGTCGGACCGGATGTTCCTATTCAGCTATCTGATGCTGAGTATCATCATCGCCATTACGATCGCGCGCGTGAACAAATGGATCGAGCCGGTTGGCTGGCTGCGGAAATCCCTGAGCTTCCTGCACATCGCCGGGGTGCCGCTCGCCACGGCGGCGCTTGCGTTCTACGTTTACGAGTTGAGCCTGCGCTAG
- a CDS encoding efflux RND transporter permease subunit, with protein MAALVRIALRLPYTFIVLALLILIAGGLAAIRTPVDIFPEIRIPVIATVWQYKGLPPDDMAGRMVTPFQRALTTTVNDIEHIEANSYSGIGVVKIFFHPKVNISVANAQVTAIAQTMLRQLPPGSTAPLILNYSASTVPILQLALAGEGLNEQNLADLGMNQVRIRLVTVPGAAIPYPYGGKQRQIQIDLDTAALHAKGLSAQDVASAFDAQNLINPVGTQKIGATEYTMQLNSAPSDLAALGDLPIKAVNGGMVYVKDVARVRDGSPPQQNVVHVNGARSVLLSVLKSGAISTPEIIQGIKDKVQEIKPGLPDALTISYLGDQSLFVRGAVNNVIHEGVLAAALTSLMILLFLGSIRSTIIIATSIPLAVLASIATLSALGETLNIMTLGGLALAVGILVDEATVTIENINYHLEQGKDVETAILDGADQIATPAFVSMLCICIVFVPMFFLEGVARFLFVPMAEAVVFAMVASFILSRTLVPTMAKFLLKPHDPNAHDTPTRNPFMRFQRKFEHGFEALRLSYRGLLDRALSQRALFLLFSFGFIGLSFYLVPYLGRNFFPAVDSGQILIHARLEVGTRVEESSRKFAEIQDVIRAIIPAEELDAIVDNIGMPISGINVSYNNTGMIGSQDGDIQIALKEGHRPTAEYVSLLRDELPQRFPGTTFSFLPADIVSQILNFGAPTPIDLQIRGANLTENFNYANKLLRKIRMVPGVADARIQQSRDNPGFKIDVDRSRAKYVGVTARDVTSSLGTSLSGSGQVSPVFWLNPRNGVSYPIVMQTPQYSLDSLASLQNLPITAADATAPQVLGSVINLGRKTSNAVVSQYDIQSMVQILTTTEGRDLGAVAADIQKIVDEAKADLPKGATAVLLGQVRTMNSAYSGMLFGLLGAIVLIYLLIVVNFQSWTDPLVIIMALPAALAGIIWMLFTTGTTLSVPALTGAIMCMGVATANAVLVVSFARERLAEHGDPIVAALESGYVRIRPVLMTALAMIIGMAPMALGLGEGGEQNAPLGRAVIGGLVFATAATLFVVPLVFSLMHRRKATAAPTDFIPGEFNAA; from the coding sequence ATGGCTGCACTTGTACGCATCGCGCTCCGGTTGCCGTACACGTTCATCGTTCTCGCGCTTCTGATTTTGATCGCCGGTGGGCTGGCCGCGATCAGGACGCCGGTCGATATTTTCCCGGAAATTCGCATTCCCGTCATTGCCACGGTTTGGCAATACAAGGGCCTGCCGCCGGATGACATGGCGGGGCGGATGGTGACGCCGTTCCAGCGTGCGTTGACGACGACCGTCAACGACATCGAACATATCGAAGCCAATTCCTATAGTGGCATCGGCGTCGTCAAAATTTTCTTTCATCCGAAGGTCAACATCAGTGTCGCCAATGCGCAGGTGACCGCCATTGCGCAAACGATGTTGAGGCAATTGCCGCCCGGATCGACCGCGCCTCTTATTCTCAACTACAGTGCATCGACCGTACCCATTCTGCAGCTTGCGCTCGCTGGCGAAGGTTTGAACGAGCAAAACCTGGCCGACCTCGGAATGAACCAGGTCCGCATCCGGCTGGTCACCGTTCCCGGCGCGGCCATTCCCTATCCGTACGGCGGCAAGCAGAGACAGATCCAAATCGACCTCGATACGGCCGCGCTGCATGCCAAAGGCCTCTCGGCGCAAGATGTGGCGAGCGCCTTCGACGCGCAAAATCTGATCAATCCGGTCGGTACGCAAAAGATCGGCGCGACCGAATACACGATGCAACTGAACAGCGCTCCGTCAGACCTCGCGGCGCTGGGCGACCTGCCGATCAAGGCGGTCAATGGTGGCATGGTCTACGTCAAGGACGTCGCGCGCGTGCGCGACGGCAGCCCGCCACAGCAGAATGTCGTGCATGTGAACGGTGCGCGCTCGGTGCTTCTTTCGGTACTGAAGAGCGGCGCAATCTCGACGCCTGAAATCATTCAAGGCATCAAGGACAAGGTCCAGGAAATCAAGCCGGGTCTGCCGGATGCTTTGACGATTTCGTACCTCGGCGATCAGTCGCTATTCGTGCGCGGCGCGGTGAATAACGTCATCCACGAAGGCGTTCTAGCGGCGGCGCTGACGAGCTTGATGATCCTGTTATTCCTTGGAAGCATCAGGTCTACGATCATCATCGCGACATCGATCCCGCTTGCCGTGCTGGCATCGATTGCGACGCTGTCGGCGCTCGGCGAGACGCTCAATATCATGACGCTGGGCGGGTTGGCGCTTGCCGTGGGTATTCTCGTCGATGAAGCAACGGTGACGATCGAGAACATCAATTATCATCTGGAGCAGGGCAAGGACGTCGAAACGGCGATCCTCGACGGCGCCGATCAGATTGCGACGCCTGCGTTCGTGTCGATGCTCTGCATCTGCATCGTTTTCGTGCCGATGTTTTTCCTGGAAGGCGTTGCGAGGTTTCTGTTCGTGCCGATGGCGGAGGCCGTCGTATTCGCGATGGTCGCGTCATTCATCCTGTCGCGAACGCTCGTGCCGACAATGGCGAAGTTTCTGTTGAAGCCGCATGACCCGAATGCGCACGACACGCCGACCCGTAACCCGTTCATGCGTTTCCAGCGTAAGTTCGAGCATGGCTTCGAAGCTTTGCGTTTGAGCTATCGCGGTCTTCTCGATCGGGCACTGTCGCAACGCGCGCTGTTTCTTTTGTTCTCGTTCGGCTTCATCGGACTGTCGTTCTATCTGGTCCCGTATCTGGGGCGGAATTTCTTCCCGGCCGTCGATTCGGGGCAAATCCTGATACATGCGCGGCTCGAAGTCGGAACCCGCGTCGAAGAGAGTTCACGCAAGTTCGCGGAAATCCAGGACGTCATTCGCGCGATCATTCCGGCGGAAGAGCTCGATGCGATCGTCGACAATATCGGCATGCCGATCAGCGGCATCAACGTCTCCTATAACAACACCGGCATGATCGGCTCGCAGGACGGAGACATCCAGATCGCGCTCAAGGAGGGGCATCGGCCGACGGCGGAGTACGTCAGTCTTTTGCGCGATGAGCTTCCGCAGCGTTTTCCGGGAACGACTTTTTCATTCCTGCCTGCGGATATCGTCAGCCAAATCCTGAACTTCGGCGCACCGACGCCGATCGATCTGCAAATTCGCGGTGCGAACCTCACCGAAAACTTCAATTACGCGAACAAACTTCTCCGAAAGATCCGGATGGTTCCCGGTGTCGCCGATGCGCGCATACAGCAATCGCGCGACAATCCGGGGTTCAAAATAGACGTCGACCGGTCGCGCGCGAAATACGTCGGCGTCACTGCGCGCGACGTCACGAGCAGTCTTGGCACGAGCCTTTCCGGTTCAGGGCAGGTTTCGCCCGTCTTCTGGCTGAACCCAAGAAACGGTGTGTCGTATCCGATCGTCATGCAGACGCCGCAGTATTCGCTGGACAGTCTGGCATCGCTCCAGAATTTGCCGATCACGGCCGCGGATGCGACGGCGCCGCAGGTTCTCGGCAGTGTCATCAATCTTGGTCGCAAGACGTCCAATGCAGTCGTCTCGCAATATGACATCCAGTCGATGGTGCAAATTCTGACGACCACCGAGGGACGCGACCTCGGCGCTGTTGCAGCCGATATTCAAAAGATCGTGGACGAAGCCAAAGCAGATCTGCCGAAGGGAGCGACTGCGGTTCTGCTGGGTCAGGTCCGAACGATGAACAGCGCTTACTCGGGGATGCTGTTCGGACTTCTCGGTGCGATCGTGCTTATATACCTGCTGATCGTCGTCAACTTCCAATCGTGGACGGATCCGCTGGTCATCATCATGGCTCTTCCGGCTGCGCTTGCCGGCATCATCTGGATGCTCTTCACGACGGGTACGACGCTGTCGGTTCCGGCGTTGACCGGCGCGATCATGTGCATGGGCGTGGCGACGGCGAACGCGGTTCTGGTCGTCAGCTTCGCGCGCGAGCGGCTTGCCGAGCATGGCGACCCGATCGTGGCAGCGCTCGAGTCCGGCTATGTGCGTATCCGGCCGGTTCTGATGACGGCGCTGGCGATGATCATCGGCATGGCGCCGATGGCCCTTGGTCTCGGCGAAGGCGGCGAGCAGAACGCGCCGCTCGGCCGCGCTGTCATCGGCGGTCTCGTTTTTGCGACCGCCGCGACCCTGTTTGTTGTTCCCCTTGTTTTCAGTTTGATGCACCGGCGCAAGGCAACCGCCGCGCCGACCGATTTTATTCCGGGAGAATTCAATGCCGCCTGA